The following coding sequences lie in one Zingiber officinale cultivar Zhangliang chromosome 2B, Zo_v1.1, whole genome shotgun sequence genomic window:
- the LOC122045735 gene encoding ankyrin repeat protein SKIP35-like, translated as MEDESKTLMVDEKEPMHLVKDCQPEDAFFSEMEMDHAMEGDKGEGSDAIFSREAPLVCKGHIRGTSIGRSRASELMEESEVRKKDKNKQEKKLSRQDRIELGRMFQGAVSSQDLKLAEDLILVADPQTLNDMLCIALDSIWFLTTRQELSGITGLIKKIVENGANDFTRAALRTSFLASCVSACQSRTMSLSDTVGIMAQRLHERLQECHGDEVLKAEASVKVQKFTEWALKCIGIHSRCQENKGRRNHSTILELQLQLSAFRTFLDLAGNSLTGKDFTEAFDAACFPLTLFSSSFDSGWASGISATVIQGLLGMLVEGGADNVNQCFLEASRFGSTELVRILLQIAQRNSLDVDVDLALGFASHYCKIGTMECLVEEGNAGAFLGPLMRAAERGCMQVVQWFVERGCRDMELCLALTAAASCCHVGIAAYLLPHIPQHVLAALSIEILKAAGERSSGSLDGVAFLLRIDFLSDPAATYAVADSIARSSDEAVSPDLRAFLKEHWSEAAFTEGLKYGENHFVNCVRILRRGSSPICLRDLPPPLVTAIAYLPLYRECQRAGGCLLPQKLRGQLLEAASRVGGRPVDRNSQARELLTILEDHLPTFFL; from the exons ATGGAGGATGAAAGCAAGACCCTaatggtggatgagaaggagccGATGCATTTGGTGAAAGATTGCCAACCAGAGGATGCCTTCTTCTCGGAGATGGAAATGGATCACGCCATGGAGGGCGACAAGGGCGAGGGAAGCGATGCGATTTTCTCAAGGGAGGCTCCTCTGGTCTGCAAAGGCCATATCCGAGGCACTAGTATTGGCAGATCTAGAGCCTCTGAATTGATGGAGGAATCTGAGGTTCGAAAGAAGGATAAAAATAAGCAAGAAAAGAAACTCAGCAGGCAGGATAGAATTGAGCTTGGTCGTATGTTTCAGGGAGCAGTGAGTTCTCAGGATTTAAAGCTCGCTGAGGACCTGATTCTGGTGGCAGATCCACAAACTCTAAATGATATGTTGTGTATAGCTTTAGACTCCATATGGTTCTTGACCACTAGGCAAGAATTGAGTGGCATTACAGGTCTGATTAAGAAAATTGTCGAGAATGGAGCAAATGACTTCACAAGGGCAGCCCTCCGAACATCGTTTCTTGCTTCGTGTGTTTCTGCGTGTCAGAGTAGAACAATGAGTTTGTCTGATACAGTCGGTATTATGGCCCAAAG GTTGCATGAACGACTTCAAGAATGTCATGGTGATGAGGTTCTGAAAGCAGAAGCCAGTGTGAAGGTCCAAAAGTTCACAGAATGGGCCTTGAAGTGCATAGGAATCCACTCTCGGTGCCAGGAGAACAAGGGTAGAAGGAACCACAGCACAATTCTGGAACTCCAACTCCAATTGTCAGCATTTAGGACCTTTTTAGATCTTGCTGGCAACAGCCTCACTGGAAAGGATTTTACAGAAGCTTTTGATGCTGCATGTTTCCCTCTGACTCTCTTCTCTAGCTCATTTGACTCTGGTTGGGCATCTGGAATTTCGGCAACTGTCATACAGGGATTACTAGGAATGCTCGTTGAGGGTGGTGCAGATAATGTAAACCAATGCTTTCTTGAAGCATCGAGATTTGGAAGTACAGAGCTTGTAAGAATTTTGCTGCAG ATTGCTCAAAGGAACAGCTTGGATGTGGATGTCGATCTTGCCTTAGGCTTTGCATCGCATTACTGCAAAATTGGAACCATGGAGTGCTTGGTCGAAGAAGGGAATGCCGGAGCCTTCCTGGGTCCGCTCATGCGAGCTGCTGAGCGTGGCTGCATGCAAGTAGTTCAATGGTTTGTCGAACGTGGATGTAGGGACATGGAGCTGTGCCTTGCTCTTACTGCCGCCGCTTCTTGCTGCCATGTCGGCATTGCAGCGTACCTTCTCCCTCACATCCCTCAGCACGTCCTCGCAGCCCTTAGCATCGAGATCCTCAAAGCAGCGGGCGAGAGAAGTAGCGGGTCTCTAGACGGTGTTGCATTCCTTCTCCGTATTGATTTCCTCAGTGATCCTGCAGCAACATATGCCGTAGCCGACAGCATTGCTAGGTCTTCCGATGAGGCTGTATCCCCCGACCTGCGAGCATTTTTGAAGGAACATTGGTCGGAGGCAGCTTTCACCGAGGGCCTGAAATATGGCGAGAACCACTTTGTAAATTGTGTGAGGATTCTTCGAAGGGGTTCCTCGCCCATTTGTCTCAGGGATCTGCCTCCGCCCCTGGTCACTGCTATAGCATACCTACCTCTGTACCGAGAGTGTCAGAGGGCGGGTGGCTGTTTGTTGCCGCAGAAACTGAGAGGGCAGCTTTTGGAGGCAGCTAGCAGGGTCGGCGGGAGACCGGTGGACAGGAATAGCCAGGCAAGAGAGCTTCTCACAATTTTGGAGGATCACCTTCCTACTTTCTTTCTGTAA